One Loxodonta africana isolate mLoxAfr1 chromosome 4, mLoxAfr1.hap2, whole genome shotgun sequence genomic region harbors:
- the LOC135231359 gene encoding olfactory receptor 6C2-like — MRNHTAITTFILLGLTDDPILQIVLLIFLFLTYILSVTGNLTIITLTLSDSHLKTPMYFFLRNFSFLEVSFTTVCVPRFLYTLTTGDKTITYNACAPQMFFVVLFGATEFFLLAAMSYDRYVAICKPLHYTTIMNSKVCTTLLLCSWFAGLLIILLPFSMGLQLEFCDSNLIDSFGCDTYPVLQISCSDTMLIEKNALGFAVVTLIITLIGVVLSYTYIVKTILKFPSAQQRKKAFSTCSSHMIVVSMTYGSCIFIYIKPSAKEGVALNKMVSMLATSVAPLLNPFIYTL; from the coding sequence ATGAGAAATCATACAGCCATAACTACATTCATCCTGCTGGGGCTGACAGATGACCCAATTCTACAGATTGTgcttttgatatttttatttctcaccTACATTTTGAGTGTAACTGGGAACCTGACAATTATCACCCTCACACTTTCAGATTCTCACCTTAAGActcccatgtattttttcctccGAAATTTCTCTTTCTTGGAAGTGTCATTCACCACTGTCTGTGTGCCCAGATTTCTGTACACCCTGACAACTGGAGACAAAACGATTACCTATAATGCTTGTGCCCCACAGATGTTTTTTGTTGTCCTCTTTGGAGCCACCGAATTTTTTCTCCTTGCTGCCATGTcctatgatcgctatgtggccatctgtaagcccctgcattacacaacCATCATGAACAGTAAGGTCTGCACTACCCTTCTTCTCTGCTCCTGGTTTGCTGGCCTGTTGATCATCCTCCTACCTTTTAGTATGGGTCTCCAGCTGGAATTCTGTGACTCAAATCTCATTGATAGTTTTGGCTGTGATACGTATCCTGTTTTACAGATATCTTGCTCAGACACAATGCTTATAGAAAAAAATGCCTTGGGTTTTGCCGTGGTAACACTAATTATTACCCTAATTGGTGTGGTTCTTTCATACACATACATtgtcaagaccattctaaaattCCCTTCTGCCCAACAAAGAAAAAAGGCCTTTTCTACATGTTCTTCTCACATGATTGTGGTTTCCATGACCTATGGCAGCTGCATCTTCATCTACATCAAGCCTTCAGCAAAGGAAGGAGTGGCCCTTAATAAGATGGTGTCAATGCTAGCCACTTCTGTTGCCCCTTTGCTTAACCCATTCATTTATACACTTTGA